atggctgtgctgtgctgctcgtGTGTGTTGGAGCACTTGGGGACAACATGCTCCAATGGCAGCACATGGGCAGGAATGGCAGCAGGGGCTGAAGGCTTCAGGCACTGATTTGGGGGCTCAACATGCAGCCTCCCCCCACCTccttccagcacagcccccccctcccaggtTGGATATCAAGGAAGACAGCCACTCAGCACTGGGGCTGGTCCTTATGGCTCCAAATCACTTTATTTCTGTCACTGCATAAACTGATTTGGGACTGCTGGAGAATGACTACATATGAGAAAGCAAGTGGGAGCAGTAGGActgtgcaaacagaaaacagagactCAAACAGAAAAGCTCTGTCATTTCCAGCAATACGACCACAATATGCATATACAGGTTCTTGTTCACACAGAGAGGGGAGACAGCAGCATGGATCCGACATTTAGCCCAAGTTTGGAACACGGTTCATTCCAATTATCTGTGCTTGCAAAAGTGGCCATCAGCTCAGGCCATTCAGGGAAGATTTCTCCCCAGTCCCAGGGGAAATGCTCCCCTGACCTCTtccatgtgctgctgctgtcagaacACGAGCTGCATCGGCTGCTGGAGCCACACACAGCAGGCTCACCACCCCTGCTGCCTcgcagccctgccccagcccagcaaggGGGAAAATCCAGCAGCCTATGACAGTGCTTTGTTCCGTGGAACAACCGACTGTTACTGCAGGCTCAGATTAATCACTTCCCTCCAACCCAGACAGCTGGAAGTCAAGCACTAAGCTTTTCCCAAGTGTTTAGAGATTTCACTGGTGCATCAGAGCAGGGCTGGATCTCACGAGGTTTGCTGAGCAGCCCCCAGCCTTGCTGCCTGGCACAGCCCTTGGGGGAGAAGCGGGGGGTCAGTGTTTGTCCTGGTGTTCGTCTGAGACATCTCACGCCTTACAGATGCATTAGTTTAGCCCTTCTGAAGCTGGGCAGTGCCTGGAGCAGCCCAGACCCTCCCGCTGACCCATCAGCAGCCATCAGCAGCCATCACTGCTGGGACTGTGCATTGCCATCTGAGGCTCACCCCTCCCAACCAAACAACCACGAGGCTGGCAGAGAGCTAGCAGATCTGGGCACTGCATGGATTTTCACCGGCCAGACACTACAGAACACTGGAGAAGACAAGAACCATCAGCAATTCCTGCTAGTTTTGCCTTGAAGAAACAAGCAATGTATTTCCAGGAGGAGGCAGGAGCACTAGCAGAAATTAAGGTGCAGGTGCTCATTCCAGATGAATGCCTGAGCCCTTCCATGTAAGCCAGCACAGCGCTGGAGGCTGAGGAGCAgtcagcacagccctcctgcctTGGCCAGGATGCCATACATCCACGGACACAACCAACCTCGGGTCCACACAGCACCCATCTGAACACTCCTGTCTTACTCTGCAGGGGGATGGCTGGGGGATTTCTAGCGagatgaaaaaagcaaagaactgtCTAAGACAGCAACTGGAGCTTCCCAACGGGAGCACACATCACAGATGCAGCCTATTGCAGCGGGAGAAGAGGCAGTGAGTGGCACTGTCGCTCCTCTCAGCATATCCCCATTGCAGCCCCAGGGCAAACTGAAACTGTATCCTGACAAGTGCATTCGCTCGGTAGAAAACAGGAAGCATTTGGtaaattacttaaaaaacaGTTTCAGTTTAAATGCAAACCTTTAAATTACTCTTCTGTCTTTACATTCTTCTTACTCCAGTTAACTCTCACAtctctttttgctttaaaacGTATTGAAAATCTTATTGTTACATGCAAAATTTCATCTCCCATCTGGGAAGTGGTGACCGAGCAGAtctcttttaaataaatccAAACACAGAACTGTGCCTGAAAGCAAACTCACCAAAAACTCATCTGCAAATGCTTCTTGGTTGAGCTTCCTGCTTTGGGCCCTTTCCAGGTTCTGCAGCAGGATTTCCCTTTGGTCCATGTTGGGAGAGATGGAGCGAGGCTGGCCTGCCGAGCGCAGGAGAGGACATGTCAAGTGCAAGTCACAGCGGAAAGCACCAGCTCGGGGAGCACTCGCTGCAGGCTGTGGTTTACTGACTTCATCACAAGCCTTAAAGGAAATTAGTGCGTAACAGATACCGTGgccaaacaacaaaacaaaacacagctctgGGCCCTAGTGCCTCCGTTTGGAACCACGCGTGCTCGTGGCTGTGTGACAAAGAGGGTCAGGAGCTGGGGGGCACAGCTGGGTGCCCCACACCTGGGTGCTCCAACTGAGAGCCCCCTGGAGCCTCACAAACACACATCAGCGTGGGATCTTTGTCGGGACACTTGTCCAAGTCATGGCATGCTCTGCCTCCCAAGCCCACTTTCACAGCCACATTCATGagaaatgcaagaagaaaaacaaataccgGCAAACGTGTATTACTTTTTATTGGTAGTGACACAGAACTCCTTTACACATTATGGTTCTTCCAGCAATCTCCTGAAGAAACATAAAAGCAATTGTCCCAGTTAAATCAATGACAATCCCAGCTTCACATGCTGGAAGGTGGCACAGCCCTCTCTCAGTTGTCCAACTTCTCctgagaacaaacaaacaaacaaacaaacaaacaacccatgTGTGTATGTTACAGGAAAGATCTGAGGTGGGTCTGAAGTTGCTGGCAGAACAGGAAAGATGCAGGAAGGCAAAGCAAGCTCTGTGTCTTCCACTGCCACCTCTCCCAGCCTGGTTGCTTGTTCCACTGACACAACACACCGGGTGTCCATAGAGCTGCATTAGCAGGAAAGTGCTTTTTGTGTGAATAATCCTCAGTACTTTGATTCCAAAGTAAAGCAGCCAGCCTAGCTCCCAAGGCACTGTGACAAGGAATTAAATCCTGACGCAGAGAAGAAGATGGGAAGTTTGGTGCTGACTTCAGTAGACCTTCACCAAGGTATTTTGCAAAGCTGTTTGCACAGCTACATGCAGTGTTAGCTGATGGGTGGGTTTGAGAGCAGACACCAGGCAGAACAGCACGTAGGAAAgctcaaagaaacaaaagaacagagcCAGCAATGCTCAGGCGCACAGGACCACGAACTTCACGTGCTTACCCATCCTCCACGGGCCTCAATGTAGTTTTTCACTTGAGTATTTTCATTAATTGCTTTTACGAGGTGACCAGGATTGACATTAGCTGCTCCTTTCTTAAGAATATACATCATCAGTTtcacagaaacagagagaaaagctcTCTCGTAGACCAGCTCAGGGTTCTGGTCGCTCCACCTTCTGCAGAGAGAATCCACAGCAGCCCCAAACTTCTCCATCTGCAAGCATCGAGAGGGCAGTTTGGGCTTCTTCTTTTTTAGATGATAGTGTAATAAGCAAGTCTTGGCTCTAAATCAACATTCAGTTAAAttcctgtatttatttactctATTCACAACTAAAGCAGGTGTCCCCCACAGCTTGCTGGTGGtacccacacagcacaggatGCCCAAGGCAGGGCTCTCCCTTTCTGCTGTCCTTACAATGGCTTGTACAAACGAGAGCAGCGGGAAGCACGTCTGAAGGGCTAGGAAGGACAGCTTTaaccagagctgcagagaaccTTAAACTAGAACTACAAGCAGAACATGCACCAAAACTATGCTGGCTCTGACTACAGGGCAAGCTCAAGCCCTGCTCCGTGGAGCACACTGTCTCCTCTCTTCAATCCTTCTCTTACACACAGTATTTGCACCCCCACCAGCCCCGAACAGCATCTTATCTTCTGCAATGACATGTCAGCCTGTGCAGTGCCAGGCCTTTGGAATCAGCTCCTTTGGAAGAGACAAGGAGCAAAGTTGTGAGAGATCACCGTTCAGGATAAAGGCAGAGAACTGAGCAGGtcctgcagtgctttgcttggctcctgtcctgctgcctgcccactGCCCACTGCCCACTGCACTGACCCATGGAGGCAGGCTGCTGGTCCCTTTCCCCCAGGCATCTCTGACTCCTACAGCACAAGGTGCACTCCTCCCTGGGCTTTTGCTGTTCTCCAATATAAAAAGAGCTCCAGGCTGGCCTACAAACAAGGAGCAGCCCAGGACCAGGCGGGATGAGGCATCCTTTACCTTCCCCATGAGCACTTCACGAAGAACCTGTGAGGAAACCCTTTCAAAATCCATGTTGCACTGATCACCGATCTGCCGCAGACGATTGGCAATAATAACCGGGTCAAAACCACTTGGTGGCTCTTCCTCAGACTGCACAGacactgaaagaaggaaaggagggagcaggctgaggggTTACGGAGTAATACATGccaaggcagagaagaaaggaagaagagtcACAGAGTGATCCAGACGTGGGAAGGTTTTCAAAGGCACACTGAGCAGATTTCAGGAACATAAAAGCATCAGAACTTCTCAGCTCAACTACTTTAAGTGgggctgttgctttttttttgttcttttttgccTCTATTAAAGCATTTTCCACGAAAGTATGCTGAGATaaaaagtgggtttttttttttctgaacgtTCAGCCAGAAGGAGATACCCATCACGGGCAACTTCAGCAGAACTATTTCCAAGCCTCACAAGGAACTGAAAACAGGACCTTTCAGCAGAGCAGCGTGCacccttccctgcagcacatcctgccctgctgccctcGCCTCAGcccaggctggagctgcaggccCTCAGGGACATCCCATTCCTGGGTGCGACCCACCTACCCCAGGGGAAGGAAACCAGGCGGAGGCTGATGGGGACTATCGCCACCACATCCCACCAAGGCAGGATGCAGCTGAggtctctgtggggttctgAGACCATGCAGACCATGCAATAACCCCAACAGCCGGCAGCAAGCTGCACGCCCTGCCTTTACACCTCTCCAGCATCCTCAGCAGGAAGGATCCGCACCGAACTGCGGGCCTCACCTCCGGAGTCTGTCTGCAGGCATCGGAAATCGGCCTCATCTTCGTTTAGGAGATCATCAAATAAGGCTTCCACGACGCACACTGTCTGTTCCTCAAACGTCCTCATGGCAGCTTTCTCACCCAAAGGCGCCGGCAGAAGGAACGCCTCTCGGGCTGAGCGCTGCCTCTGAATGTAATCCTTTTCCCAGCGCAGTGCCGGCCCTTCCTTCCCGGATCAACatggctgcagcccccccaccccccccgagGAGCACAGCGCAACCTTTGCCCTCAGCCGCGATTGCTCAAACCACAGGTGTGGCTGAGTTTCAACATAAGGCGTTGCCATGGAGATAAAATTCGCtgaagaatgacaaaaagccaAGGATCATCGTTGACTAATTCATTTATCAGGAAAGGTGCCTGGACACAAGGGTAGAAACTCAAAGTCCTACCCCAGATCAGCACTCGACTCAGTGCAGCTACAGCTGAGTAAAGGGCTGTTTGCCAGCAAGCTGTCAAGGTGGGGCTCGTGGGGTAAAAACTGCATGGAGTGAGTGCTGCAAAGGACCCCCCCAGTGCATGTGTTGTATTCCTGTGCTTAAAGAGACTGGAAACTTGAAAATGGCATAGGAAACCTGCTACAGTCAACTTCCTTTTTCACTTCACTCCTGGATAGTTTGGGTATTACAGTAACATGGCATGCAAGACCGAAGTAAATTGTTGCACAACTGCTTTGTAAAGGTTTTCTTAAGAGAAGTAGAGAGAGAAAGTGCTGTGTAAAATGAAGGCgggctctgctgtgctgacCACATGAATCCACCCTACAGAGCTCCTGAGGAGTCCTGGGAACAAAGGCTCCAGAGAGCAGCCAGGAACGATTCACTTTTATTaggaaaatcagaaatgaaGTCTAAAACTTGTTTATCAGGGACAGCAGCGATCCAGTGAAGTGCATTGAGAGATACAATACAGTCGTTACGAGAAATTAAGAACTGCAAGATAATTTAGAGAATAGGGTTAACAAAGCCATGCCTCGCCCTGCACAATAGGCCCCACTATGGTAACGTGAGTACTTTAATCCGGGGAATCTTCCTTTGGTTTTGGCATTGAACAGAACACCCAATGGAGTGGTCCACATGGCAGAGCTGGATCATTTCCTGCCTCTCTCTGTGCCCTGGCCAAAAGCTGCAGTGAGAAGAGTGAGTGCTGCGGCTGCCCAGGTGTGACTGTCTGTCCTTCCTGGTGAGAACAATGCAATGGTTTTTGAATCAGTTACAATTCTcaccacaaaagaaaacaaaaacaaaaacaaacaaacaaacaaaaaaaccctgtcCAAAACACTGCCCTGCATTTTGCACTTCTGGTTCCATCAGTCACATTGGTGTCTTGTGACAATCACGGCAGGTGGCCAGCATTTCTGACTCAGATCAGCAGCAGGCTCACACATTATCCTGTCCTTCCCCCAGCCCAGCGGAGGACGCCCTTTACCCTGTCCTGCCTGCCAGCCTCGggagctcagcaccagcagcactgagctgcagctgtagcTTCCTACGCCCAACACTGCTCAGGGAAGGGCTGACAGCACTCCCACAGTTCAGAAGTACAAAACCTGCATCAAGAAGGGCAAACTGAAGCCAGAGGAGGAAACTCTTCCCGTGACCTGAGCAATCCATCAGGATCTCAGCCCAGCAACTGCTCCCACAGCAGTCCTGAACACAGACATGAAGGCCTGCAGTGCCTCAGGCTTTGCCTCGCTCTGCTTCACTGCAACCTGCATCCCTGAATCTTCTGCCTCGAGCAATAGCTCTGTCAGGAAGAGGCATCCACTGTCATCCTGAGCAGTGAAATAAGCTTTCCATGGCTGGACGCCAGCTTTGCTCATAGCAATAGTCTGGATGTGGACGACATGAAGAGCAGTCTGGATAGTATCTGGATGAACCGTTCCAACCCAGGGCAGAGACTGCTGGCAGCTAATGTCCAGGCTCAGCCAGGTCTTCTCAAACTGTTCTGCAGTCAGGACCACATCAGGAATTAAGGTAAGGCTGCCCGTATCAGGATGAACCTTGAGGACTTCTTTACTCCCTTCAGAAATCAGCGACCCTGAAATCGAAGCACAAACAAATGAGATGCAGTATTTATTCCCCTATTACCAATTCCATACAGAACATCCCAGGGGGCCATCAGATGAAGGCTGGAATTACAGCACCCTCAGCAGCAGTCTACCTGGGCTAACGGGGTTGTGATCAACAAGATACTCAGAACACTAAAGAGTGTTCTCAAAGCACTGTGATCTTCTTCCAAGGGAACTCATGTGAGAATGTCTACTGACAAGAGGAAACTGTGAGGGTGATGCTGGTTACCTGTGCCTCTGTTCCCAGAGTCTgtacaaggagaaaaagcataGCAGGGCTCCCCTGGCTGGTGAGCAGTGACAAGTGCCCAACGTGCTTTGCCATAAATAGGTGCGAGGGTATTGAACTCAGATGCCCACGTATTCACAGGTTGCTCTGTTTGGTCCTCCAGGAGCCCCAGGGAAGGGTCCGACTTGGGGCTGCACAGAACCCGTTTCACTTCATCCACTCCGGACTGTAAGAGGCGATAGTAGAACAGCCCACGGTCTCGTACTGACAtatccttctcctcctctgcaaGTTACAGTAACAGATTGTAGAGAATTTGAGCATTCAGATTTTCCCCAGATTTCACGACCCTTAATTACTAAAAATAGATTCCCATGGATACGGTGTAAGCCTGTTGCACTCACCCATCAGGGACAAGACAAAGCCTAATGCATAAAACTACATTACTTCGCCACCCTAGATGGTCCCCTCATTGCAAGGATGCCGATACTGCATCTGTGCACCGGGGACCCATCAAAAACACATCCCCAAAAGCCTGTACTACTGCTGCAATGAAACAGAATGCTAGAAGAGGAAACCCACCTATGCAGTGATAGAGCAGTCTCCCTAGCATGTCCTGACACTCAGCGGGACGAGACAGGAAAAGTCGCACCAATGCTGTCAGGAGCTCCATCTTTACTGCTGGAAACACCTCTGTTTTCACATTCTCCACGAAGTCCTCTAACACATAGGGGGCGTTTGGGACTTTCTCACCATGTGCACCAAGGAGCCAGATCAGCGCTTGCTTGCCCTGAAGGCACCAAAGAAGAGCACAT
Above is a window of Gallus gallus isolate bGalGal1 chromosome 26, bGalGal1.mat.broiler.GRCg7b, whole genome shotgun sequence DNA encoding:
- the BCL2L15 gene encoding bcl-2-like protein 15, whose product is MRTFEEQTVCVVEALFDDLLNEDEADFRCLQTDSGVSVQSEEEPPSGFDPVIIANRLRQIGDQCNMDFERVSSQVLREVLMGKMEKFGAAVDSLCRRWSDQNPELVYERAFLSVSVKLMMYILKKGAANVNPGHLVKAINENTQVKNYIEARGGWEKLDN
- the AP4B1 gene encoding AP-4 complex subunit beta-1 isoform X1 encodes the protein MADLDQWGQSEVLAFLLRYRPRSEEELFNILSLLDGYLKSSSPSVVMAATKLFLVLAREYPHVQADVLVRVKGPLLAACTSESRELCFTALCHVRQILSSLPGHFSSHYKKFFCSYSEPHYIKCQKMEVLCELVNDENVQQVLEELKGYCTDISVELAQGAISAIGSIARTYTEQCVGILTELLGLQQEHITSAVVQAFRDLVWLCPQCTDAVCQALPGCEDIIQDSEGKQALIWLLGAHGEKVPNAPYVLEDFVENVKTEVFPAVKMELLTALVRLFLSRPAECQDMLGRLLYHCIEEEKDMSVRDRGLFYYRLLQSGVDEVKRVLCSPKSDPSLGLLEDQTEQPVNTWASEFNTLAPIYGKARWALVTAHQPGEPCYAFSPCTDSGNRGTGSLISEGSKEVLKVHPDTGSLTLIPDVVLTAEQFEKTWLSLDISCQQSLPWVGTVHPDTIQTALHVVHIQTIAMSKAGVQPWKAYFTAQDDSGCLFLTELLLEAEDSGMQVAVKQSEAKPEALQAFMSVFRTAVGAVAGLRS